From one Mycosarcoma maydis chromosome 17, whole genome shotgun sequence genomic stretch:
- a CDS encoding uncharacterized protein (related to splicing factor SPF30), translating to MDVSELEVYKQQLSQVSTALQSDGANQDLIDLRNELSNLIRLTQSHASCSSSAARTHRCEPLPSSSWSHTHSSDSVEQNSSRSMFQVAHHVSARYAPDNHRAAVLHDTDCAPYTAYGHQQVLQENHIHPPPLESNNIDAPPPPPPPPPVPFSTEATRAPPPPPPSLAAIDERAQRKHRNEKKLARREHKSAVQQQKASSWLKFASQASKNKALKPSIFSTSDDPYAKVGVNKRAHAHANPPDKHAPA from the coding sequence ATGGATGTATCCGAGTTGGAAGTGtacaagcagcagctctcgCAGGTGAGCACGGCGCTGCAAAGCGATGGTGCCAACCAAGATCTTATAGATCTGCGCAACGAGCTGTCAAATCTGATTCGTCTTACGCAGTCGCACgcctcctgctcctcgagcgcagcacgcACGCATCGATGCGAGCCcctgccatcgtcgtcctggTCTCACACTCACTCCAGCGACTCGGTCGAACAAAACTCATCGCGGTCCATGTTTCAAGTGGCTCACCACGTGTCAGCTCGATACGCGCCAGACAACCAccgtgctgctgttctgcATGACACCGATTGCGCACCGTATACAGCGTATGGCCACCAACAAGTGTTGCAGGAAAACCACAttcatccaccaccacttGAGTCTAACAACATCGacgctcctcctcctcctcctcctcctcctccagTGCCGTTTTCAACCGAAGCAACGcgcgcaccaccacctcctcctccttctcttGCTGCCATAGACGAAAGAGCACAACGCAAACATCGGAATGAAAAGAAACTTGCTCGGCGAGAACACAAATCTGCGgttcagcagcagaaagCCAGCTCGTGGCTTAAATTTGCCTCGCAAGCATCCAAGAACAAGGCGCTGAAACCAAGCATCTTCAGCACCAGCGACGATCCGTACGCCAAAGTTGGCGTCAACAAGCGTGCCCACGCGCACGCGAATCCACCAGACAAACATGCTCCAGCTTAA